A window of Pararhodobacter sp. genomic DNA:
TCTACGACCCCATCGTTCACCGACTTGTGCCGGTCGAACAGAGCAGCAGCACCGCGCTCCGGGTGACCGGGCTGCGGTTTGATCCGCGCTATGTGCTGTGTGAGCGTCCAACCGTTATCACCGGCGGCGAATTGAAGCTTGAAATGCTGGAGCTGAAATACAACCCGGTTTCGAAAACCTATCAGGCTCCGCTGCAATTCAAGGCGATGGGCGGCGTGTTCATCGTGGACGACCTCGGCCGCCAGGAAGAACCGCCGCAAGCGCTGGTCAACCGCTGGATCGTGCCGCTGGAGATGAATTATGACATCCTGACTCTGGTGTCGGGCGAAAAATTCGTGGTGCCCTTCGATACGCTGGTGATCTTTTCCACCAACTTCCACCCAAACGAGATCTTTGACCAAGCCGCCCTGCGCCGGATCTTTTTCAAGATCAAGATCGACGGCCCCAATCAGGCGGATTTCCTCAAGATTTTCGCGCTCGTGGCCCGCAAACGCCGCATTCCGTTGAACGAAGATGCCCTCATCCACCTGTTGCAGGTCAAATACCCGACCATCAACAATATCTACTCGAACTATCAGCCGGTGTTCCTGATTGATCAGATGATCGCCATGTGTGAGTTCGAGGGGAAGCCCTATCACATGTCGCCGGCGTTGATTGATCGTGCGTGGTCCAACATGTTCGTCGAAGACGCGGTTATCGTGCGATAGTCGTATCAAGCGGCGCGCCCCACTGGCCTGACGCATGATGCGCGTCGGTCCGGCGGGTCGGCAGCACGTCGCCCATGCGCCGCATATTCTTGCGTCTTGCGCCGATTCCCGGATGGTCGATACCATCGACATTTCAACCTCGTCTTAGAACGGACTGCCTGCCCCAAGGCAGCCTCGGAGCGCCCATGACAAACTCGCAATCCCCTGATCCCGACGCGCGCCTTCGCGACAGTTTCAACCGCCAAACCATGATGTCGACCCTGGGCGCGACGATGGTGCAAGGGGGCGGCGGGCGCTGCGTCCTCACCGCACCCATTGCGCCCCATGTCTTGCAACAACACGGTGCCGCACATGCCGGGCTGGCCTTCACGCTGGGGGATTCAGCGGCGGGCTATGCGGCCTTGTCGCAGATGCCCGATGGGGTTGAGGTTATGACGGTCGAGATGAAGATCAACCTTCTGGCACCCGCCGTCGGCGAGGCGCTGGAGGCGGTCGGTGAGGTGGTCCGCAGCGGTCGGCGTCTGACGGTGGTGCGCGCCGAGGTGTTCGCATTGAAGAACGGCACCCGGAAATCCGTGGCGCTGTTGCAAGGCACGATGATCCCGGTCGATCCGGCCTGACAAAAAACCCGGGCGCCCGGCTCTTTCGTTCCCCGGCCCCTTCGTTCACCGTCTCAGGCCGTCAGCCCCTGCGGTTCAGCCAGCCCATGCGCGCGGCACGTCGCCGTCAATGTGTTGGCCAGCAGGCAGGCGATGGTCATCGGCCCCACGCCGCCCGGCACCGGCGTAATCGCCCCCGCCACGGCCGAGGCGCTGGCGAAATCCACATCGCCGACCAGCGTGTTCTTGCCATCGCGCGCGATGCGGTTGATGCCCACATCAATCACCGTGGCCCCCGGTTTCACCCAGTCACCCTGGATCATCTCGGGTCGGCCAACCGCCGCCACCAGAATATCGGCACGCCGGCAGACCTCGGCCAGATCCTTGGTGCGCGAATGCGCAATGGTCACCGTGCAGCTGTCGCCCAGCAGCAATTGCGCCATCGGCTTGCCGACGATGTTCGAGCGTCCGACAATCACCGCGTTCAACCCTGACAGACTGCCCAGATGATCGCGCAGCATCATCAGCGAGCCCAGCGGCGTGCAGGGCACCATGGATTTCTGCCCGGTCCCCAACAACCCGACGTTCGAGATATGGAACCCGTCGACATCCTTGGCCGGGTCAATCGCGTTGATCACCAGATCGCTGTTCATATGCGGCGGCAACGGCAATTGCACCAGAATGCCATGCACCTTGGGGTCGGCGTTCAGCTGCTGGATCAAACTCAGCAACGCGGCCTCTGTGGTCGCCACGTCCAGCTTGTGCTCATACGAGTTCATGCCGACTTCAACCGTCTGCTTGCCCTTGGATCTCACATAGACCTGGCTGGCCGGATCTTCCCCCACAAGCACCACGGCCAACCCCGGCACCAGACCATGCTCATCCTTCAAGCGTTGAACATGCTCGGCCACTTGCGCGCGCACTTTGGCGGCAAACGCCTTGCCGTCGATGATTGTCGCAGCCATGTCTTGCCCCTTCATCTTGCCTTAAATACTCATCTTGGCCGAAGGCCTACGGGCGGCGGAACCCAGCGCCCCGCCGCCGAAATTTTGTGCCTCAGAACAACCCTTCGACGTGACCTTCCTCGCCGATGCGGATGGTTTCCGCCGCCGGGGTGCGCGGCAGGCCCGGCATGGTCATGATCTCGCCGCAGATCGCGACGATGAACCCGGCGCCCGCCGACAGACGCACTTCGCGCACCGGCACCGAATGGCCAGTTGGCGCGCCGCGCAGATTCGGGTCGGTCGAGAACGAGTATTGGGTTTTCGCCATGCACACCGGGAAGTGGCCGTAGCCTGCCTCCTCCCAGGCCTTCAGTTGCGCGCGCACCGATTTGTCGGCAATCGCGGCATCGGCGTGATAGATGCGCTTGGCGATGGTGTCGATCTTGTCGAACAGGCCCATCTCGTCGGGGTAAAGCGGCGCAAAATTGGCACTGCCGGATTCGGCCATCTGCACAACTTTATGGGCCAATTCCTCGATCCCCGCCGAGCCGTGGGCCCAGTGTTTGCAAACGATCGCCTCGGCTCCTTGCGCCGCGACATAGGCTTGCACGGCAGCGATTTCGGCGTCAGTATCCGAGTGGAAATGGTTGATCGCCACCACCACCGGCACGCCGAAGCTTTTGACGTTGCCGATGTGGCGGCCCAGGTTCGGGCAGCCCTTCTTGACGGCCTCCACGTTCTCGGGCCCCAGATCGGCCTTGGCCACGCCGCCGTTCATCTTCATGGCGCGCACCGTGGCGACGATGACCGCCGCCGAGGGTTTCAACCCGGCCTTGCGGCATTTGATGTCAAAGAACTTTTCCGCGCCAAGGTCCGCGCCAAAACCGGCCTCGGTCACCACATATTCGCCCAGTTTCAACGCCGTGCGGGTGGCGATAACCGAGTTGCAGCCATGCGCGATATTGGCGAACGGGCCGCCATGCACAAAGGCCGGGTTGTTTTCCAGCGTCTGCACCAGGTTCGGTTGCATCGCGTCGCGCAGCAGAACCGTCATCGCGCCATCGGCCTTGATGTCGCGGCAATAGATCGGGCGACGGTCGCGGGTGTAGGCGACAACGATATTGCCCAGACGCTTTTGCAGATCGTCCAGATCCTTGGACAGACACAGGATCGCCATGACCTCGGAGGCCACCGTGATGTCAAAGCCGGTCTGGCGCGGGAACCCGTTGGACACACCGCCCAGCGAGGTCACCACATCGCGCAGCGCGCGGTCGTTCATGTCCATCACCCGGCGCCAGACCACGCGGCGGTCGTCGATTTCCAGCCCGTTGCCCCAGTAGATGTGGTTGTCGATCATCGCCGACAGCAGGTTGTGCGCGCTGGTGATCGCGTGGAAGTCGCCGGTGAAATGGAGGTTCATTTCCTCCATCGGCACGACCTGCGCATAACCGCCACCCGCGGCGCCGCCCTTCATGCCGAAGTTCGGGCCCAGGCTGGCCTCGCGGATGCAGATCACGGCCTTCTTGCCGATGCGGTTCAGGCCATCGCCCAGGCCGACGGTGGTGGTGGTCTTGCCCTCGCCCGCAGGCGTCGGGTTGATTGCCGTCACCAGGATCAGCTTGCCGTCCTTGCGGCTCTCAAGCGAATTGATGAAATCCTGGCTGACCTTGGCCTTGTCGTGGCCATAGGGCAGCAGGTGTTCGGACGGAATGCCAAGCGCAGCGCCGATCTCCATGATCGGTTTTTTCTTGGCTTCGCGGGCAATCTGGATATCGGACTTAAAGGACATGAACGGCGGTCTCCCTCGCGGTGATGGGCTTGCCTCGTGCATACCGGGTCTGTGCGCGTTGTCGCCCCCCTTTTGCGACAGGTTGGCGGCATTTTCCGTCCTGTCAGGTTTCCAATGCGAACGCAACGACCCGCGCCGGACACGTCAGGCGCACTTCAGGTCCAGGTTGGCTGCCAGGGCGGTTGATCCGGCACGAACAGCCGCAACCGGTCACCCAGCGCGACACGCCCTTCGGCCTCGACCCAGGCAGTGACCCCGCGACGCCCTTTCGCCGCGGGCTTGAACCTTGCGCCAAAGCCCGCGTGCAGGTCCTCGATGGGCCGGGCGGGCAAGGTGCAGGGGCGGTTGACCATATCCACGGTCAGGCAAGCGCCCGAGGCCGCCAACAGCCGCGACGACGGCGGGATATGCGTGAAATCCGGGATCCCGCGCAGAACCATGCTGGCCCCCAACAGCGCCGGGTCAAGCGCCTCAAGCCCCATGGCTTGCGCGATCTCGTCAAGCTCTTCGGCCGAAAGCACCGACAGTTGCCGCGTGTTCCGAATCGGCGTGTTGCGCGGATAGAGCCCGGTCACGCGCGAGCACGACAGGCGCGTCATCCCGCCGTGGCTTTCGCCGTCAGGCCCGTCAAAGCCAAGCTCCATTGCGTCAAGCGGCGTTGACGGCAGGCGGACGTCCCGGTTCTCAACCCGCCCCAGCCAGAGGATCGTGGCCTCGAACTCTGTGGCTTTCAACGCGGGCATCGCAACCTCCGACTGGCCCGAGGGTATCGGGCAAAGAAAAACCCCGGCACCGTGAACCGGCACCGGGATGATTTCAAGCCTCAAGCGCGGATCAGGCGCTTGGGTTCGGCTCCATGCCGCTGTCATCCGACGGGCGGCGCGGCTTGGTTTTGGGGATCGAGGCCACCGAGGGAACATTGCCCGATGGCGTGGAATCATCCTCGTCACGGCCCGGCCCTTGGCCTGCCATCACGCGCTTGATTTCCTTGCCGGTCAGGGTTTCGTATTCCAACAGCCCCAACGCGAGGTTCTCCAGCTCGTCCGCATGTTCCGTCAGGATCCGCTTGGCGGTCTGATAACCCTCATCGACAATTTTACGCACTTCGTCGTCGATCAGCTTTTGCGTGTTGCCGGAAATCTTGGCGCCGCCCTGATAGTTGCCCAGATAGCTTTCCTGCTCGTTGGCATAGTCGATGTTGCCCAACTCCTCGGAAAAACCGAACTGCGTGACCATTGCCCGCGCGATCCGGCTGACCTGCTGGATATCGCTTGCTGCGCCCGAGGTGACGTTCTCTTTGCCAAAGATCAGTTCCTCGGCCACCTTGCCGCCCATCGCCATGGCGATTTTCGACTTGTATTTGGTGTAGGTGACGCTGAGCTGATCGCGCTCTGGCAGCGACAGCACCAGCCCCAGCGCACGCCCGCGCGGGATGATCGTCGCCTTGTGGATCGGGTCATGCTGCGGCACATGCAGGCCGACAACCGCGTGCCCGGCCTCGTGATAGGCGGTCAGCTTTTTCTCGTCCTCGGACATCACCATGCTGCGACGCTCGGCGCCCATCATGACCTTGTCCTTGGCGCTCTCAAAGTCGTCCATCGTCACAAAACGGCGGTTCTTGCGGGCGGCGGTCAGCGCGGCCTCGTTCACCAGGTTCGCCAGATCCGCCCCCGAGAACCCCGGCGTGCCGCGCGCAATGATGCGCAGATCGACATCCGGCCCCAGCGGCACCTTGCGCGCGTGAACGCCCAGGATCTTGTCGCGGCCCTTGATATCCGGGTTCGGCACCTGCACCTGACGGTCAAAGCGACCCGGACGCAGCAAGGCCGGATCCAGAACGTCTGGCCGGTTGGTCGCGGCGATGATGATGATGCCTTCGTTGGCCTCAAAACCGTCCATCTCGACCAGCAACTGGTTCAGGGTTTGCTCACGCTCATCGTTGCCACCGCCATAGCCGACACCGCGCGAGCGGCCGACGGCGTCGATCTCGTCGATGAACACGATGCAGGGCGCATTTTTCTTGGCTTGCTCGAACATGTCGCGCACACGGGATGCACCGACACCAACGAACATTTCCACGAAATCCGAGCCCGAGATGGTGAAGAACGGCACACCGGCCTCACCGGCAATGGCGCGGGCCAGCAGCGTCTTACCGGTGCCCGGAGGGCCGACCAGCAGCGCGCCTTTGGGGATCTTGCCGCCCAGACGGCTGAATTTCTGCGGCGTGCGCAGGAATTCGACGATCTCTTCCAGCTCTTCCTTGGCCTCGTCGATGCCCGCCACGTCGTCAAACGTCACGCGGCCCGATTTTTCGGTCAACAGCTTGGCCTTGGATTTGCCAAAGCCCATCGCCCCGCCTTTGCCGCCGCCCTGCATGCGGTTCATGAAGAAGATCCACACACCGATCAGCAACAGGAACGGCAGCCACACCGACAGCGCCGACATCAAGCCCGAGCGTTCCTGCGCCCGCGCCTCGACCGAGACGTTGGCGTCGATCAGGCGGTCGGTCGGGTTCTCGCCCGAGGGGCGGATGGTCGAATAGACCTGCCCTGCCCGGTCGGTGACGCGCAGCGTCTCGCCGTCAATGACCACGCGGCTGACATCCCCCGCCTCGACACGCTGCAGGAAGTCGGAATATCCGACGGTCCGTCCTGTTGTCGTGCTGCTGCCGTTGTTGAACAGCGTAAACAGAACGATCATCAAAAAGAACAGGACGATCCAAAAGGCGAAATTTCTCGCGTTGCCCACGGGGCTCTCCAATCACAGGGCCGATTGTGGCCAGTTGGGGTTAAAATA
This region includes:
- a CDS encoding ATPase, with the protein product MNDQTPAGHTRIQPPPLPASLAETGLSMTMMRDILLKTMFRMSMNHISELSRVLCLSFAQVQLLIDDARGEHLIEAMGTMQATATSSEMGFQLTDGGRTRAQQALAISEYYGAMPVPLDIYAEQVRRQSIRKLKVTREQLVSAMGDLILPEGLLADLGPAVTSGRSILMYGPPGNGKSSISNGIRDALGDFIYVPRAIVHSGQILAVYDPIVHRLVPVEQSSSTALRVTGLRFDPRYVLCERPTVITGGELKLEMLELKYNPVSKTYQAPLQFKAMGGVFIVDDLGRQEEPPQALVNRWIVPLEMNYDILTLVSGEKFVVPFDTLVIFSTNFHPNEIFDQAALRRIFFKIKIDGPNQADFLKIFALVARKRRIPLNEDALIHLLQVKYPTINNIYSNYQPVFLIDQMIAMCEFEGKPYHMSPALIDRAWSNMFVEDAVIVR
- a CDS encoding PaaI family thioesterase, whose protein sequence is MTNSQSPDPDARLRDSFNRQTMMSTLGATMVQGGGGRCVLTAPIAPHVLQQHGAAHAGLAFTLGDSAAGYAALSQMPDGVEVMTVEMKINLLAPAVGEALEAVGEVVRSGRRLTVVRAEVFALKNGTRKSVALLQGTMIPVDPA
- the folD gene encoding bifunctional methylenetetrahydrofolate dehydrogenase/methenyltetrahydrofolate cyclohydrolase FolD, yielding MAATIIDGKAFAAKVRAQVAEHVQRLKDEHGLVPGLAVVLVGEDPASQVYVRSKGKQTVEVGMNSYEHKLDVATTEAALLSLIQQLNADPKVHGILVQLPLPPHMNSDLVINAIDPAKDVDGFHISNVGLLGTGQKSMVPCTPLGSLMMLRDHLGSLSGLNAVIVGRSNIVGKPMAQLLLGDSCTVTIAHSRTKDLAEVCRRADILVAAVGRPEMIQGDWVKPGATVIDVGINRIARDGKNTLVGDVDFASASAVAGAITPVPGGVGPMTIACLLANTLTATCRAHGLAEPQGLTA
- a CDS encoding formate--tetrahydrofolate ligase, translating into MSFKSDIQIAREAKKKPIMEIGAALGIPSEHLLPYGHDKAKVSQDFINSLESRKDGKLILVTAINPTPAGEGKTTTTVGLGDGLNRIGKKAVICIREASLGPNFGMKGGAAGGGYAQVVPMEEMNLHFTGDFHAITSAHNLLSAMIDNHIYWGNGLEIDDRRVVWRRVMDMNDRALRDVVTSLGGVSNGFPRQTGFDITVASEVMAILCLSKDLDDLQKRLGNIVVAYTRDRRPIYCRDIKADGAMTVLLRDAMQPNLVQTLENNPAFVHGGPFANIAHGCNSVIATRTALKLGEYVVTEAGFGADLGAEKFFDIKCRKAGLKPSAAVIVATVRAMKMNGGVAKADLGPENVEAVKKGCPNLGRHIGNVKSFGVPVVVAINHFHSDTDAEIAAVQAYVAAQGAEAIVCKHWAHGSAGIEELAHKVVQMAESGSANFAPLYPDEMGLFDKIDTIAKRIYHADAAIADKSVRAQLKAWEEAGYGHFPVCMAKTQYSFSTDPNLRGAPTGHSVPVREVRLSAGAGFIVAICGEIMTMPGLPRTPAAETIRIGEEGHVEGLF
- a CDS encoding MOSC domain-containing protein, which gives rise to MPALKATEFEATILWLGRVENRDVRLPSTPLDAMELGFDGPDGESHGGMTRLSCSRVTGLYPRNTPIRNTRQLSVLSAEELDEIAQAMGLEALDPALLGASMVLRGIPDFTHIPPSSRLLAASGACLTVDMVNRPCTLPARPIEDLHAGFGARFKPAAKGRRGVTAWVEAEGRVALGDRLRLFVPDQPPWQPTWT
- the ftsH gene encoding ATP-dependent zinc metalloprotease FtsH, which translates into the protein MGNARNFAFWIVLFFLMIVLFTLFNNGSSTTTGRTVGYSDFLQRVEAGDVSRVVIDGETLRVTDRAGQVYSTIRPSGENPTDRLIDANVSVEARAQERSGLMSALSVWLPFLLLIGVWIFFMNRMQGGGKGGAMGFGKSKAKLLTEKSGRVTFDDVAGIDEAKEELEEIVEFLRTPQKFSRLGGKIPKGALLVGPPGTGKTLLARAIAGEAGVPFFTISGSDFVEMFVGVGASRVRDMFEQAKKNAPCIVFIDEIDAVGRSRGVGYGGGNDEREQTLNQLLVEMDGFEANEGIIIIAATNRPDVLDPALLRPGRFDRQVQVPNPDIKGRDKILGVHARKVPLGPDVDLRIIARGTPGFSGADLANLVNEAALTAARKNRRFVTMDDFESAKDKVMMGAERRSMVMSEDEKKLTAYHEAGHAVVGLHVPQHDPIHKATIIPRGRALGLVLSLPERDQLSVTYTKYKSKIAMAMGGKVAEELIFGKENVTSGAASDIQQVSRIARAMVTQFGFSEELGNIDYANEQESYLGNYQGGAKISGNTQKLIDDEVRKIVDEGYQTAKRILTEHADELENLALGLLEYETLTGKEIKRVMAGQGPGRDEDDSTPSGNVPSVASIPKTKPRRPSDDSGMEPNPSA